In a genomic window of Niallia taxi:
- a CDS encoding OPT/YSL family transporter, with amino-acid sequence MKNNHNEPKHPRIFEPVALILTSVTAIFGAIIGMQIITTLGVTPNTSIIGALIAMLIARIPITIFKKYKSIHRQNLVQTSISSATFGAANSLLIPIGIPFLMGNTELIIPMLIGAALAMFVDAAVLYKLFDSKLFPAKGTWAPGAATAEAILAGDKGGKRAGLLGVGTGIGIIGAFLHIPMSAFGVAFIGNIWALTMFGIGLLFRQYSVPFFGVDVNALYIPHGLMIGAGLVALVQVSILIFSKDKPSKKSSNPEVAASIELSDDSQYTRPIKEAKRALGLGFLAYVVVALIIAITGGIVTDMSPGMFIGFLFFAAFAAFVHELIVGIAAMHSGWFPAFAVAFITLLIGMMIGFPPVALALLAGFSAATGPAFADMGYDFKAGHILRGHGKDREYEKKGREQQYITAMIAFGIALLTVVFTYKGYFAQNLVPPVDAVYVSTIQAGTSLEVAKQLLIWAIPGAILQLIGGPSRQLGILFATGLLITTPYAGFAVLAGIIIRVIWRKAKGQEADASMSILAAGFIAGDAIYSFFSSVFKLGK; translated from the coding sequence GTGAAAAACAATCATAATGAACCAAAACATCCACGAATTTTTGAACCAGTTGCACTTATTTTAACATCTGTTACAGCTATTTTTGGTGCCATCATTGGTATGCAAATAATTACAACACTTGGAGTAACTCCAAACACATCTATCATTGGTGCACTTATTGCCATGCTTATTGCTAGAATTCCGATTACAATCTTTAAAAAATATAAGTCAATTCATCGTCAAAATTTAGTGCAAACTTCCATCTCGTCAGCAACCTTTGGTGCAGCCAACAGCTTGCTAATCCCAATTGGTATACCGTTTTTGATGGGTAATACAGAGTTAATTATTCCAATGCTTATTGGTGCGGCCTTAGCAATGTTTGTTGATGCAGCTGTGCTATATAAACTATTCGATTCCAAGCTTTTCCCAGCAAAAGGTACATGGGCACCTGGAGCAGCGACTGCGGAAGCAATTCTTGCTGGTGATAAAGGTGGAAAAAGAGCTGGGCTTCTAGGTGTAGGTACAGGAATTGGAATAATAGGTGCATTCCTTCATATTCCAATGTCGGCTTTCGGTGTAGCATTTATCGGTAATATTTGGGCACTAACAATGTTCGGTATCGGTTTGTTGTTCCGCCAATATTCCGTTCCCTTCTTTGGTGTTGATGTCAATGCATTATATATTCCACATGGCCTTATGATTGGTGCAGGCTTAGTAGCATTAGTACAGGTATCTATCCTGATCTTTTCGAAAGACAAGCCATCAAAGAAATCTAGTAATCCAGAAGTAGCAGCATCGATAGAATTATCAGATGATTCACAATATACTCGTCCAATAAAGGAAGCGAAAAGGGCGTTAGGCTTAGGGTTTTTAGCGTATGTTGTAGTAGCTCTAATTATTGCAATCACAGGAGGGATTGTGACAGACATGTCACCAGGCATGTTTATCGGCTTCTTATTTTTTGCAGCCTTTGCAGCATTTGTTCATGAATTAATCGTAGGAATTGCAGCAATGCATTCTGGTTGGTTCCCAGCGTTTGCTGTTGCCTTTATTACCTTACTAATTGGAATGATGATCGGCTTCCCGCCAGTTGCACTTGCATTACTTGCAGGATTCAGTGCAGCGACAGGTCCAGCATTTGCTGATATGGGTTATGACTTTAAAGCAGGCCATATTTTAAGAGGGCATGGCAAGGACAGAGAGTATGAAAAGAAAGGCAGAGAGCAGCAATATATTACGGCAATGATAGCCTTTGGGATTGCTCTTCTAACAGTTGTTTTCACTTATAAAGGTTATTTCGCACAAAATCTAGTGCCGCCAGTTGATGCTGTATATGTTTCTACAATCCAAGCAGGCACATCACTGGAAGTAGCTAAACAATTATTAATATGGGCAATTCCAGGAGCTATCCTGCAATTAATTGGTGGTCCCAGCAGACAATTAGGAATTTTATTTGCGACAGGCTTACTTATCACAACACCATATGCAGGCTTTGCTGTATTAGCAGGGATTATTATCCGCGTTATTTGGAGAAAAGCAAAAGGACAAGAAGCGGATGCATCTATGAGTATTCTTGCAGCAGGGTTTATCGCAGGTGACGCGATTTACAGCTTCTTCAGTTCAGTATTTAAGTTAGGAAAATGA
- a CDS encoding S-methyl thiohydantoin desulfurase domain-containing protein yields the protein MSKIIIDEKTVEYAVYGGAILGGGGGGWIEDGLQIGKLAFEVGQPELITIDSLKDEDLLVTVSLVGAPAAKDKYVKPIHYAKALEILTQRVGKT from the coding sequence TTGTCAAAAATAATCATTGATGAAAAAACGGTCGAATATGCCGTATACGGTGGAGCTATTCTTGGCGGCGGCGGTGGTGGCTGGATTGAAGACGGTCTGCAAATTGGAAAGCTTGCCTTTGAGGTTGGCCAGCCAGAGCTGATAACGATAGATAGTCTTAAAGATGAGGATTTACTTGTAACAGTCTCACTTGTTGGAGCACCTGCAGCAAAGGATAAGTATGTAAAACCAATCCATTATGCCAAAGCATTAGAAATCCTGACTCAAAGGGTTGGAAAAACATAA